AAATATTTGAATTCAACTGAAAGCTATATATTTGATAAAAGTAGTGAACTTTATGGTATTTTTGATAGAGGTATAGTAATAAAAAATTCTAAGTATGCAATCTTGATGGAAGGATTTTTAGACGTACTAAGTTCACATATTAATAATTATAGTAATGCAGTAGCCTCACTAGGTACTGCTTTTACTGAGAAACAAGCAAAATTATTAAAAAATTATACTAATAGTATAGTAATAATGTATGATAAGGACGAGGCTGGTCAAAAAGCTACTAAATCAGTAATTAAAATATTGAATAGATTAGAATTTAACATTAAATGTTCAAGTTTACCAGATGATGTAAAAGACCCTGATGAATATTTTAAAAAATATAAATCAAGTGATTTTAATGGGGTATTAACTAATTCTATTGATGCCTTAGAGTATATGGTAAATGCTGAATTGAAAAATTTTGATTTAACACAACCTGCATCAAAAATTGAGGCAATTAAAATAATGAGACCATATTTTGAGAGTATAACAAATGAAATTATATATAAAGATGGGATTAATAAATTTTCTAAGATTATTGGTGTAGAATATAAGTATATATTTGATATGTATTCTAAAAATATACACAATAAATATAATAATGAAATAATACGAAAAAAAGAAAAAGTAATTGAAACAAATACTATAAAACAAAAAGATTTGGGTCAAGAAACTTTAGAACATCTTTTATTATCGAAAGAAGTAAATGTTAAATTATATGAATTATTATTATCATTCCTAGATGAATCAAAAGAATACGCTGAAATACATAAAAAACTTTTATCTGTTAATTATCAAATAGATAGAATACCTGATATTGAATTTACAGAAGAAGAAATGATGTTATTGGGTGAAATTACATTTACAGCTAAAGAATATGGAGATGAAGACTTCATAAGAATTATTAAATTATGGATGGATAATAGAATTTTAGAATATATAGAATATTTAAAAATGCTACCAAGTGGTGAAAGTATTAAATATATGTTAGATGCGGTAAAATTAAAAAAAGAATTAAAAAGAATTGTTTTAATAGAAGATTTATTAGAATTTTTTGAACAAATTAAGGTTTTAAAGGGAGAACGAAATGGCGGCTAAAAATATAGATTTAAAAGAGAGTTTATCTAATTTAATGAAAAAAGCAAAAGAAGAAAAAATTATTAGTGTTGAAGAAATAAAT
The Streptobacillus felis genome window above contains:
- the dnaG gene encoding DNA primase, giving the protein MNKVPENEEKVINGIDIVDLIGQFVDLSKAGQSYKGYSPFKSENTPSFSVHPGKKIFKDFSSGIGGNVIKFYSLIKNISYSDALEELAKKYGIAIKINKSKKGNYDTLGHKILLDAQKYYADNLEKSTEAIEYLKKRGYDLKDLKKYQIGYATKEWHGLYNFLKEKYADEELLKIGIVARSQTDSENIYDVFRERIMFPIFNKFQQIIGFGGRYIGDNKEVPKYLNSTESYIFDKSSELYGIFDRGIVIKNSKYAILMEGFLDVLSSHINNYSNAVASLGTAFTEKQAKLLKNYTNSIVIMYDKDEAGQKATKSVIKILNRLEFNIKCSSLPDDVKDPDEYFKKYKSSDFNGVLTNSIDALEYMVNAELKNFDLTQPASKIEAIKIMRPYFESITNEIIYKDGINKFSKIIGVEYKYIFDMYSKNIHNKYNNEIIRKKEKVIETNTIKQKDLGQETLEHLLLSKEVNVKLYELLLSFLDESKEYAEIHKKLLSVNYQIDRIPDIEFTEEEMMLLGEITFTAKEYGDEDFIRIIKLWMDNRILEYIEYLKMLPSGESIKYMLDAVKLKKELKRIVLIEDLLEFFEQIKVLKGERNGG